A stretch of the Uranotaenia lowii strain MFRU-FL chromosome 3, ASM2978415v1, whole genome shotgun sequence genome encodes the following:
- the LOC129753101 gene encoding uncharacterized protein K02A2.6-like: METTTTKDVKRELMIMFSWYGIQSFLKADNAPQISSDCEEFREFCSTNGIKLLNTIPYWPQSNGEELGKIRRNELRLYLLTYHSSKHPTTGKSPGEMMFGRPIKSKLPAISNFPEDEEVRERDALIKEKGRDYSGRKRHAKESDIRQGDVVLAKRVRKANKLDTEFSNEEFVVQCKEGTDTLIQSKLTGKKYRRSLTHLKKIEDQETLQETHSNELRDFPDLMSSTAQHESGPMTNKSS, from the exons ATGGAAACAACGACTACGAAAGATGTTAAGCGGGAGTTAATGATCATGTTTAGTTGGTATGGCATTCAATCCTTCTTGAAGGCCGATAACGCGCCACAGATTAGTTCGGATTGTGAGGAATTTCGGGAGTTTTGTTCGACTAACGGAATTAAGCTGCTGAACACCATACCATACTGGCCTCAATCCAACGGAGAG GAACTCGGGAAGATTAGGAGAAATGAGCTACGGCTGTACTTACTAACATATCATTCCTCCAAGCATCCAACCACAGGAAAATCTCCAGGAGAAATGATGTTTGGACGTCCGATTAAAAGCAAACTACCGGCCATTTCAAACTTTCCTGAAGACGAAGAAGTGCGCGAGAGAGATGCTCTCATCAAAGAAAAGGGGAGAGATTATAGTGGCAGAAAGCGGCATGCAAAAGAAAGCGATATACGACAGGGGGATGTTGTACTCGCTAAACGGGTGCGCAAAGCGAATAAATTGGACACAGAGTTTTCGAACGAAGAGTTCGTAGTTCAGTGTAAAGAGGGGACTGATACCCTTATACAGTCGAAGCTCACTGGTAAAAAATACAGGCGTAGTTTGACGCACCTGAAGAAGATAGAAGACCAAGAAACCTTACAGGAGACTCACAGCAATGAATTACGAGATTTTCCGGATCTTATGTCGTCAACGGCTCAACATGAATCCGGACCTATGACCAATAAATCATCCtaa